One stretch of Lacrimispora sphenoides DNA includes these proteins:
- the speE gene encoding polyamine aminopropyltransferase produces MEIWFSKFHTSNVKLSVRIDKQLFSGESEYQRIDVFESQEFGKFVSLDGDIVFSEKDEFIYDEMVTHVPMAVHPNVKDVLIIGGGDGGVAKELLQYPFIQSIDVVETDKLFVDVCRDIFPEVSCGLSDPRVKVYYDDGLRFLRSKKEEYDLIINDSTDPFGHTEGLFTKEFYGSCYKALRSDGIMVYQHGSPFYDEDEAACRSMHRKVFRSFPISRVYQAHIPTCPSGYWLFGFASKKYHPINDFKPELWNQLKIETWYYTTNLHTGAFMLPKYVEDLLKEEEKE; encoded by the coding sequence ATGGAGATATGGTTTTCAAAATTTCACACTTCCAATGTGAAGCTTTCGGTGCGGATCGATAAACAGCTTTTTTCCGGTGAAAGTGAATACCAGAGAATTGACGTGTTCGAATCCCAGGAATTTGGAAAGTTTGTGTCTTTGGATGGAGACATTGTTTTTTCAGAAAAAGATGAGTTTATTTACGATGAAATGGTTACCCATGTTCCCATGGCAGTCCATCCAAATGTGAAGGATGTGCTGATCATCGGCGGAGGCGACGGAGGGGTGGCCAAGGAACTTTTACAGTACCCGTTTATTCAGTCCATTGATGTGGTTGAGACGGATAAACTGTTTGTAGATGTATGCCGTGATATCTTTCCAGAAGTATCCTGCGGGCTTTCTGATCCCAGGGTCAAGGTATATTATGATGACGGGCTCCGTTTCTTAAGAAGCAAAAAAGAGGAATATGACCTTATCATCAATGATTCCACGGATCCTTTCGGACATACGGAGGGGCTTTTTACAAAGGAATTTTACGGCAGCTGCTATAAGGCGCTGCGAAGCGATGGCATCATGGTCTACCAGCATGGAAGTCCTTTTTATGATGAGGATGAGGCAGCGTGCAGGAGCATGCACCGGAAGGTATTCCGTTCCTTCCCCATAAGCCGTGTTTATCAGGCCCATATTCCCACCTGCCCGTCGGGCTATTGGCTGTTTGGGTTTGCTTCGAAAAAGTATCATCCCATCAATGATTTTAAGCCAGAACTATGGAATCAATTAAAAATTGAAACCTGGTACTATACAACAAATCTTCATACAGGCGCTTTCATGCTGCCTAAATACGTGGAAGATTTACTGAAAGAGGAGGAAAAGGAATGA
- a CDS encoding aminotransferase class I/II-fold pyridoxal phosphate-dependent enzyme, whose amino-acid sequence MNKEDQMRAPICEALETFQKKRVVPFDVPGHKRGRGNPELARLLGERCVGLDVNSMKPLDNLCHPVSVIRDAERLTAEAFGAADAFLMVGGTTSAVQSMILSVCKAGDKIILPRNVHRSALNALVLCGAVPIYVNPEVNSMLGISLGMEIGQVEKAIMENPDAVAVFVNNPTYYGICSDIRSIVRLAHAHGMKVLADEAHGTHLYFGKGLPVSAMEAGADMSAVSMHKSGGSLTQSSLLLLNKGVNGDYVRQIINLTQTTSASYLLLSSLDISRRNLALRGEESFAKVVEMAEYARGEINSIGGYYAYGRDLINGTSIFDYDVTKLSVYTLGNGLAGIEVYDLLRDEYDIQIEFGDICNLLAYISIGDRIQDIERLVGALADIERLYKKDRTGMLSGEYIAPKVAVSPQKAFYSQKVSVPVGESAGRISGEFVMCYPPGIPILAPGEMITEEIVEYIIYAREMGCSMQGTEDPAVERLMVLKEQVKEGER is encoded by the coding sequence CCTATTTGCGAAGCTCTTGAAACATTTCAAAAAAAGAGGGTAGTACCCTTTGATGTGCCGGGCCATAAACGGGGAAGGGGAAATCCGGAGCTTGCCCGCCTTTTGGGGGAACGGTGCGTCGGACTTGATGTAAATTCCATGAAGCCTCTTGATAATCTATGCCATCCGGTGTCAGTGATCCGGGACGCGGAACGGCTGACAGCAGAAGCTTTTGGGGCAGCAGATGCATTTTTGATGGTGGGAGGAACCACATCGGCTGTACAGAGCATGATCCTGTCTGTCTGCAAAGCAGGGGATAAGATCATTCTTCCAAGAAATGTCCATAGAAGCGCCCTAAATGCTCTGGTATTGTGCGGGGCGGTTCCTATTTATGTAAACCCGGAGGTGAACAGCATGCTGGGCATTTCCCTTGGCATGGAGATTGGCCAGGTGGAAAAGGCAATTATGGAAAATCCCGATGCAGTCGCGGTATTTGTTAACAATCCCACCTATTATGGAATCTGTTCTGATATCCGCTCCATTGTCCGGCTGGCCCATGCCCACGGGATGAAGGTTCTGGCTGATGAAGCCCATGGCACCCATCTCTATTTTGGAAAGGGTCTTCCGGTTTCCGCCATGGAAGCGGGCGCGGATATGTCGGCGGTCTCCATGCACAAGTCAGGAGGAAGTCTGACACAAAGCTCCCTTCTCCTTTTAAACAAAGGAGTGAACGGGGATTACGTGCGTCAGATCATAAACTTAACCCAGACCACCAGCGCCTCTTACCTGCTTTTGTCAAGCCTTGACATATCAAGAAGGAACCTTGCTCTGCGGGGAGAGGAATCCTTTGCAAAGGTGGTGGAAATGGCGGAATATGCCAGGGGAGAGATCAATTCCATCGGTGGTTACTATGCTTATGGAAGGGATCTGATCAATGGAACCAGCATTTTTGATTACGATGTGACTAAGCTTTCTGTTTATACCCTGGGAAATGGGCTGGCAGGAATTGAGGTCTACGATCTCCTCCGGGATGAATATGATATCCAGATCGAATTCGGGGATATCTGCAACCTCCTTGCCTACATTTCCATCGGCGACCGGATTCAGGATATTGAACGTCTGGTAGGAGCACTGGCAGATATTGAGCGCCTTTACAAAAAGGACCGGACGGGAATGCTCTCAGGAGAATACATTGCCCCTAAAGTGGCAGTATCACCTCAGAAAGCATTTTATTCCCAAAAGGTATCCGTACCGGTAGGGGAATCAGCAGGAAGGATAAGCGGGGAGTTCGTCATGTGCTATCCTCCGGGTATTCCTATCCTGGCGCCGGGAGAGATGATTACGGAAGAGATCGTGGAGTACATCATTTACGCCAGGGAAATGGGCTGTTCCATGCAGGGAACCGAGGATCCGGCAGTAGAACGGCTGATGGTATTAAAGGAGCAGGTTAAAGAAGGAGAGAGGTAG